In Nostocoides sp. HKS02, the DNA window CTTCGTCTCGAACCTGCTGCCGCTCGGCGGAGCGGCCGGCACGGTGGCGAACTGGCGGATGGCGCGGTCCTGGGGCTTCGCGTCGACTGCCTTTGCCCGGTGGGCCATCGTCACCAACCTGTTCGACGTGGGGCTCAAGCTGGTGCTCCCGGGCATCGCGTTCGGCTGGCTGGCGGTCGCCGGCGTGGAGGCGACGTCCACGGTGCACGCCGCGGCCTACGTCGGGCTCGCGCTGCTCACCGTCGTCGCGCTGGCCGTGTGGCTCGTGGCCCGCGACGACCGGGCCGCGCACTGGCTGGGCGGCCGCGCCGACCGGATCTGCGCCCGCGTTCGCCTCCTGCGCCCCACCGGCGAGGGGTACGCCGCCCGCGCCTCTGCCTTCCGCCGCGACAGTGCTGCCCTCGTCGCGGACGGGTGGCCCCAGATGGTCTTCGGCAAGGCCGCGTATGCCGCGCTGCAGGCCGTGCTGCTGTGGCTCTCGCTGCGGATGCTGGGAGCCGACGTCGACCCCGGCGTCGTGCTCGCCGCCTACGCGGTGGAGCGCATCCTGTCGATCGCCGTCATCACCCCAGGGGCCACCGGGGTGGTCGAGGTCGGAGTGACCGGCGTACTGGTCGCCCTCGGCGTCGCGGCGACTCCAGCCGCAGCCGGGGTGCTGCTCTACCGGGCCTTCACCTTCGGGATGGAGATCCCCGTGGGCGGCCTGTCGCTGCTCGCCTGGTCACTGCGCCGCGCGGAAGCGGCGTAGCCGAAGGCTTGTTCGTCACGACGAAGACCGACGACAGTGCCATGGCGGCGCCGGCGATCATCGGGCTCAGGTACCCGAGAGCGGCCAGCGGGATCGCGGCCACGTTGTAGGCGAAGGCCCAGAAGAGGTTGCCCTTGATGACCGCGAGCGTGCGGCGGGCCAGCCGAATGGCGTCCGGGGCCGAGCGCAGGTCACCGCGCACGAGGGTGAGGTCGCTGGCCTCGATCGCGACATCGCTGCCCGTGCCCATCGCGAGGCCGAGATCGGCCTGGACCAGAGCCGCGGCGTCGTTGACGCCGTCGCCGACCATCGCCACCGACTTCCCTTGCTGCTGCAGGGTTTTCACCACGTCGACCTTGCCCTGCGGCAGGACGTCGGCGATGACCTCGTCGATGCCCACCTGCTTCGCGACCTCGGCCGCAGCGGCCCGGTTGTCACCGGTGAGCAGCATGGGGGTGAGGCCCAGACGGCGCAGCTCCCGGATGGCCTCGGCGGACGTCTCCTTGACGGTGTCCGAGACGGCGAGCACACCGCGCGCGGAGCCGTCCCAGGCGACCACCACCGCCGTGGCGCCGCGCGCCTGGGCCGCCGACACGGCATACCCGAGGTCTGCGGGGATGGTCACCGACGCCTCCTCCAGGAAGCGTGGACGGCCGACGAGGACGGCGTGGCCCTCGACGGCGCCACGGACCCCCAGGCCCTCGGTGCTCGTGAAGGTCTCGACGGGCGGCAGCGGTCCGGACTGGCGCGCCGCTGCGACGATGGCCCGGGCCACCGGGTGTTCGGAGGCGGCTTCGACCGCAGCGGCCAGCCGCAGCACCTCGGCGCGGCTCTGCCCCGCGACCGGCATCACGTCGGTCAAGGTCATCCGGCCGGTGGTCACGGTGCCGGTCTTGTCGAGCAGGACCGTGTCGACCTGGCGAGTCGACTCCAGCACCTCCGGGCCCCGGATGAGCAGACCCAGCTGGGCGCCGCGGCCGGTGCCCACCATGAGGGCGGTCGGTGTCGCCAGGCCCAGGGCGCACGGGCAGGCCACAATGAGGACCGCCACTGCGGCGGTGAACGCTGCGGTCCACCCGGCGCCCGCAGCCACCCAGGCCAGCAGCGTGATGAGGGACAGCGTGATGACCGCGGGGACGAAGACCGCCGAGATGCGGTCGGCAAGCCGCTGCACCTGGGCCTTGCCGTTCTGGGCGTCCTCGACGAGCAGGGCCATCTGGGCGAGCTGGGTGTCGGCCCCCACCCGGGTTGCCCGGACGACGAGGCGTCCGCCGACGTTCACCGTGGCTCCGATGACGCGGTCGCCCGGGCCGACCTCGACCGGCATCGACTCGCCGGTCACGAGCGCGGCGTCGAGCGCCGAGGTGCCCGACTCGACCTCGCCATCGGTCGCGATCTTCTCGCCCGGGCGCACGACGAACCGCATGCCCACCTGGAGGTCGGCGACGGCGATGCGCTCTTCGGCGGCCTGCGGTCCGTCGCCCCGGATCACGGAGACGTCCTTGGCGCCCAGCTCGAGCAGGGCGCGCAACGCGGCACTCGAGGCGCGCTGGGCGCGAGCCTCGGCATACCGGCCCGCAAGCAGGAACGTGGTCACCCCCGCCGCGGCCTCGAGGTAGATGGTGTCGGCCCCGTTGGTGCGCTGGATCGCCAGGCTGAAGTCATGCGTCATGCCGAGCTCGCCGGCGGAGCCGAAGAACAACGCGTAGAGCGACCAGCCCAACGCCGCGAGGGTGCCGACCGAGACCAGGGTGTCCATGGTCGACTGGCCGTGCCGCAGGTTGAGCCACGCCGCCCGGTGGAACGGCAGCCCACCCCACACCACCACCGGGATGGTGAGGGCCAACGAGATCCACTGCCAGGACCGGAACTGCAGTGCCGGGGTCATGGCGAGCAGCACGACGGGGGCGCTGAGCAGGGCGGAGACCACGAGGCGCTGGCGCAGGCTGCGGAGGGCGGTGCGCTTGGGGTCGGCGTATGCCGCCGGGCCGGCTGCTGGGCCTTCGATGGTGGTGGGTGCGGCCGCTGGCAGCGTCGCGGTGTAGCCGGTGCGCTCGACGACCTCGACAAGGTCCTGCGGTCGCACGGAGTCCGGGAAGCGGACCTTGGCCTTCTCGGTCGAGTAGTTCACGGTGGCGACGACGCCCTCGAGCTTGTTGAGCTTCTTCTCGACTCGGGTGGCGCACGAGGCGCAGGTCATGCCGCCGATGACGAGCTCGACGTCGCGTCGAGTGTCCTCGGTCATGGCGTGAGGTGGTAGTCGCCGGCTTCGTCGAGGGCAGCGCTCACCTCGGCGGGGGTGAGCGCGCGGACGGCCTCGACGTGGACCGTGGACGTGCCCGCGGGGTCGAGGTCGACGTGGACGGTGCTCACGCCGTCGAGGGCCTCGAGCTCCTCGGTGACGGCGTGGACGCAGTGGGCGCAGGTCATGCCCGTGACGGCGAAGTTCTGGGTGGTCATGAGGTCTCCTCGTGGCAGGGTTCAGGACCGGACGAGGCGGGCAATGGCGTCAGAGGCCTCGCGGACCTTGTCCTGCGCCTCGGGCCCGCCGCGGCGAGCGGCATCGACGACGCAGTGCTCCAGGTGCTCCTCGAGCAGCTCGAGCGAGAACGACTGCAGCGCCTTGGTGGCGGCCGACACCTGGGTCAGGATGTCGATGCAGTACTTGTCCTCCTCGACCATCCGCTGCAGGCCGCGGACCTGACCCTCGATCCGGCGCAGCCGCTTGAGGTGGCTGTCCTTCTGGGCATGGTAGCCGTGGTGCGTCTCGTCCATGGACATGCCAACAGCATACCCCCCTGAGGTATTTCCGCGGGCTCAGGGGGCATGCGGCGGGTGGGGTCAGCGCAGCGGGTCGAACGGCTTCAGGGCGTCGACCTGCTTGCCGGTCACCATGGACCCGGCGAGCAGCCGGCCGGTCACCGGGCCGAGGGTGATGCCCCACATGCCGTGACCGCCCGCGGCATACACGCGCGGCGACTTCGTGGCGCCGATGAGCGGGAGGCCGTCGACGGTGCACGGCCGCGAGCCCACCCACTCGTCCTGACGGTTGTCGAGGTCAGCCCCGCGCAGCAGCGGCCGGGCCGCCTCGGCGATGGCCTGGATGCGGCGCGGGTCGAGCGCTGCCTCGGGCTTGCGGAACTCCATCATCCCGGCGACGCGGAGCCGGTCACCGATCGGTGTGCAGGCCACGCGCTGGGCGGGGAAGTACACGGGACCGTTCGGGACGTGGTCGATGGCGACGGAGAACGAGTAGCCGCGGCCCGCCTGGACGACGTTCTTCACGCCGAACCGCCGCGCCAGGGCGCCCAGCCACGCACCGGTGGCCAGCACCGCGGCGTCGAACTCCTCGACGGAGCCCTCGGCGGTCGTGACCACGACACCGGCACCGGTGTCGCGGATGTCGGACACCGTGGCGGCGTCGAGGATCTTGCCGCCACGAGCCCGCACCGAGTCGGCGAGGGCGTGGACGTAGGCGCCGGGGTTCACGAACCGCTGTCCCTTGAGCAGGATGGCGGCGCCGATCTCGTCAGACAGGCTCGGCTCGATGGTGCGAGCTTGGTCGCCGGTCAGCGCCTCGAACTCGATGGCCTGCCCGGCGGCGTGGATGTGCTCGATCTCCTCGAGCAGCGTCGTGCGCTCGGCCTCGGTGCGGTAGGACGCGAGGAAGCTCTTCGCCTCGACGGTCTGGGCCTGGACCCCGCCGGCCTGGAGCAGGTCGAAGCTCTCGAGAGAGAGGTCGTTGACGGGCACGAGCGAGCCCATGGCCTTCTTCCAGGCCTTCATCGTCGAGTGGCGGGTGAAGCCGGTGACGAACTTGAGGAACCTGGGGTCGGCGCTCGGAGGGACGTAGACGGGCGAGGAGGGCGACAGGACGGCGCGCAGGCCGTACTTGAGGACGGCGGGCTCGGGCAGCGGCGTCGCGATGCCGGGGGTCAGCCAGCCGGCGTTGCCCCAGGACGAGCCGGCTGCGACACCCTCGCGGTCGAGGACGGTCACCTCGACGCCGTGCTCCTGCAGGAACCAGGCGGTGGACAGGCCCACCATGCCGGCGCCGACGACGGCGACGCGCTGAGGGACGGGGAGACCGGCGGCGGTGATGGGGGCCATGGGTCGAGCGTGGCAGCGCTTGCGCGACTTCGCCTTGGCCGCTCGGCATGAATTCACCACTGATCCTTGTGCTCAGCCCACAACCTCGCGATGCTGTGATCATGCTTCCCGTCGCTGCCCTCGTCGAGACGCTGGGCGGGCTTGTTGACCCTCGGTGTGCCGGTGCGCGGCGCCCAGGTCGACGACCTCACCATTGCCGAACCCGCCCAGGGCATCGTCGGCCAGCGGGACGACCTCGTGCTCGGGGTCGGCATCGAGACCCCGGAGGCCGCGATCGCGCTCGTGCGGGCCAGCGCCGCGCAGGGCGCCGGCGGTGTCGTGTTCCGGCGCGGCCTCGGCCGACGACGCGGGGTGCGGGAGGCGGCCCGCCGGGAGGGGGTCGCCCTCGTCGAGCTCGCGGAGCACGCGTCGTGGGCGCACCTCGTGTGGCTGCTGCGCGGGGTCATCGACCGGGCGGCGGTCGGGATGGGTCGGCGCGAAGACGCCCCCGTCCAGGACGACCTGTTCGCGCTCGCGGACGCTGCGGCCGCGCTGGTCGACGCGCCGGTCACGATCGAGGACGCCCAGTCCCGCGTCCTGGCGTACTCCTCCCGGCAGGACGACACCGACCCGGCCCGGGTCTCGACCATCGTCGGGCGGCGGGTGCCCGACGAGGTCCTCGCGACGTTGCGGGCCCAAGGGGTCTTCCGCCGGTTGGCACGGTCCCCCGAACCGGTGTTCGTGCCCGCCTCAGGTGGCCGCAAGCCGCGTCTGGTCATCCCGGTCCGGGCCGGGGGCGAGTGGCTCGGCTCGATCTGGGCGGTGGTCGAGGAGCGGCCGCCCGCGCCGGTGGTGGGCGAGCTGGTCCAGACCTCGGCGGTGGTCGCCCTGCACCTGCTGCGCCTGCGCGCACAGGCCGACCTGTCGCGTCGGGTCGCGGCCGACCGGTTGCGGGGAGTGCTCTCGGGCAACACGGCGGGCGCGGACGACTGGCTGCCGCCGTCGCCGTGGCGGGTGGTGGCGCTGGGTGGTGAGGGCGACCCGGCGCGCCTGCTCGACCTGTGGGAGTCCGTCTCACGTCGGCACGCATGGAACCAGCCGCTGCTCGCCGACCTCGATGGTCGCGTGTATGCCGTGGTGCGCGCCAGCGAGGACACCTCGCCGGGCACCTGGGCGTGGCTCCGCTCGGTCGTCGCGGACGTGCGTGGTGAGGGGCTCGACCTGACGGCGCGAGCCGGCCGGACGGCATACGCCCCGGTCGAGCTGGAACGCTCGCGGACCGAGTCCCAGGAGGCCGACCGCGTCCTCGGCGGAGTCGGCGGGGCGGTCCCCGGGGCAGCCGAGGGGGCAGCGGTGGCAACGCACGAGGACGTGTGGGCCGAGGTGACGATTGCGCGCGCCGCGGCGGCGCTGCCCGCAGATGCCCTCGGTCCGGTGGCCGCGCTCCAGGAGCACGACGCCCACCACGGCAGCGAGTACCTGCGCACCC includes these proteins:
- a CDS encoding lysylphosphatidylglycerol synthase domain-containing protein, encoding MAQTTVIAPRISTRTAAIKLLVSGAAAAALLALALPRVAGVPWSQIGGALAGLSVAQLVLLTVVWLAGLWVHTPALTAALPGLSHRRAFLLNLTGSFVSNLLPLGGAAGTVANWRMARSWGFASTAFARWAIVTNLFDVGLKLVLPGIAFGWLAVAGVEATSTVHAAAYVGLALLTVVALAVWLVARDDRAAHWLGGRADRICARVRLLRPTGEGYAARASAFRRDSAALVADGWPQMVFGKAAYAALQAVLLWLSLRMLGADVDPGVVLAAYAVERILSIAVITPGATGVVEVGVTGVLVALGVAATPAAAGVLLYRAFTFGMEIPVGGLSLLAWSLRRAEAA
- a CDS encoding heavy-metal-associated domain-containing protein — translated: MTTQNFAVTGMTCAHCVHAVTEELEALDGVSTVHVDLDPAGTSTVHVEAVRALTPAEVSAALDEAGDYHLTP
- a CDS encoding metal-sensitive transcriptional regulator — protein: MDETHHGYHAQKDSHLKRLRRIEGQVRGLQRMVEEDKYCIDILTQVSAATKALQSFSLELLEEHLEHCVVDAARRGGPEAQDKVREASDAIARLVRS
- a CDS encoding FAD-binding oxidoreductase, coding for MAPITAAGLPVPQRVAVVGAGMVGLSTAWFLQEHGVEVTVLDREGVAAGSSWGNAGWLTPGIATPLPEPAVLKYGLRAVLSPSSPVYVPPSADPRFLKFVTGFTRHSTMKAWKKAMGSLVPVNDLSLESFDLLQAGGVQAQTVEAKSFLASYRTEAERTTLLEEIEHIHAAGQAIEFEALTGDQARTIEPSLSDEIGAAILLKGQRFVNPGAYVHALADSVRARGGKILDAATVSDIRDTGAGVVVTTAEGSVEEFDAAVLATGAWLGALARRFGVKNVVQAGRGYSFSVAIDHVPNGPVYFPAQRVACTPIGDRLRVAGMMEFRKPEAALDPRRIQAIAEAARPLLRGADLDNRQDEWVGSRPCTVDGLPLIGATKSPRVYAAGGHGMWGITLGPVTGRLLAGSMVTGKQVDALKPFDPLR
- a CDS encoding CdaR family transcriptional regulator; the encoded protein is MLTLGVPVRGAQVDDLTIAEPAQGIVGQRDDLVLGVGIETPEAAIALVRASAAQGAGGVVFRRGLGRRRGVREAARREGVALVELAEHASWAHLVWLLRGVIDRAAVGMGRREDAPVQDDLFALADAAAALVDAPVTIEDAQSRVLAYSSRQDDTDPARVSTIVGRRVPDEVLATLRAQGVFRRLARSPEPVFVPASGGRKPRLVIPVRAGGEWLGSIWAVVEERPPAPVVGELVQTSAVVALHLLRLRAQADLSRRVAADRLRGVLSGNTAGADDWLPPSPWRVVALGGEGDPARLLDLWESVSRRHAWNQPLLADLDGRVYAVVRASEDTSPGTWAWLRSVVADVRGEGLDLTARAGRTAYAPVELERSRTESQEADRVLGGVGGAVPGAAEGAAVATHEDVWAEVTIARAAAALPADALGPVAALQEHDAHHGSEYLRTLSAWLDHPGAPTAAARSIHVHPNTLRYRMSRVADLAGLDLDNPSVRLAVQLQLTALLGHESRAEAAAEG